In the Geitlerinema sp. PCC 9228 genome, one interval contains:
- a CDS encoding sugar transferase, which translates to MGNDVSLNSQQWLSAPSHQRSIHPAVLSPAKRAIDIVGALVGLTLTAIALIPIAIAIQIYSPGPIFYSQMRCGWRGKPFRIWKFRSMVVNADQLKHKVQNQANGHIFKNNEDPRITPAGKILRKTSLDEFPQFWNVLKGDMSLVGTRPPTLDEVSKYSHFHWQRLEVKPGITGEWQVNGRSQVTNFNDIVKMDLNYQKKWSLAYDLKLILKTIGVVLTKEGAC; encoded by the coding sequence ATGGGCAATGATGTATCCCTCAACAGCCAACAGTGGTTGTCCGCACCATCCCACCAGCGGTCGATCCACCCAGCTGTACTTAGCCCTGCCAAACGTGCCATCGATATCGTCGGTGCTTTAGTCGGCTTAACGCTAACTGCGATCGCCTTAATCCCCATTGCGATCGCCATCCAGATATACAGTCCGGGTCCCATCTTCTACTCGCAAATGCGCTGCGGTTGGCGAGGCAAGCCCTTCCGTATTTGGAAATTTCGTTCCATGGTGGTCAACGCCGACCAGCTCAAACATAAAGTGCAAAACCAAGCCAACGGGCACATCTTTAAAAACAACGAAGACCCCCGCATAACACCGGCGGGTAAAATTCTCCGCAAAACCAGCCTCGATGAGTTTCCTCAGTTTTGGAATGTTTTAAAAGGAGACATGAGTCTGGTGGGTACCCGGCCGCCAACTTTAGATGAAGTCAGTAAATACAGCCATTTTCACTGGCAGCGTTTGGAGGTTAAACCAGGAATTACTGGCGAGTGGCAAGTCAACGGTCGCTCTCAAGTAACCAACTTCAACGACATTGTCAAAATGGATTTGAACTATCAGAAAAAATGGTCGCTCGCCTACGATCTGAAGTTAATCTTGAAAACGATTGGCGTCGTCTTGACCAAAGAAGGAGCTTGTTAA